A single Populus nigra chromosome 13, ddPopNigr1.1, whole genome shotgun sequence DNA region contains:
- the LOC133671672 gene encoding uncharacterized protein LOC133671672 isoform X2: MVYKRFLVIVLELLYVMNAIWGSYAHDHQDWEMNKYELLGPEEIDVPAHKELNGFSSTASTRKMAIGGRKMAVQKVTRREIEKEQGLHGGAPEDNSGNEKNALDESLGGSKDQLNNNKKDMNNLERKTLSARLGTPRTETVNLPKSDPELSQDSKALPTKTSLESRPSRADMDQEPQGSSPLPKGEMQRLLDATKEIVNLMHKDYSGHARPGRKPPVNNKVPIH; this comes from the exons atGGTGTACAAAAGGTTTTTAGTCATAGTACTAGAGCTGCTGTATGTGATGAATGCTATATGGGGCTCTTATGCGCATGATCACCAAg ATTGGGAAATGAACAAATATGAGCTACTGGGGCCAGAAGAAATTGATGTGCCTGCTCATAAG GAACTTAATGGTTTCAGCAGCACTGCTAGCACAAGGAAGATGGCTATTGGAGGAAGGAAAATGGCAGTTCAGAAAGTGACAAGGAGAGAAATTGAGAAAGAGCAAGGCCTTCATGGAGGAGCTCCAGAAGATAATTCAG GTAACGAGAAGAATGCTTTAGACGAGTCTCTTGGAGGATCAAAAGatcaattgaataataataag AAGGATATGAACAATTTGGAGAGAAAGACATTGTCTGCCAGATTGGGAACTCCAAGGACTGAGACGGTCAATCTCCCAAAGTCCGACCCCGAGCTCTCTCAGGATTCCAAAGCATTGCCAACCAAAACCAGCTTGGAAAGTCGACCTTCAAGGGCTGACATGGATCAGGAACCTCAAGGCAGTAGTCCTCTTCCAAAAGGTGAAATGCAAAGGCTTCTTGATGCAACTAAAGAAATTGTGAACCTAATGCACAAAGATTACAGCGGACATGCTAGGCCTGGCCGCAAGCCACCAGTTAACAATAAAGTGCCCATTCACTGA
- the LOC133671672 gene encoding uncharacterized protein LOC133671672 isoform X1, producing the protein MVYKRFLVIVLELLYVMNAIWGSYAHDHQDWEMNKYELLGPEEIDVPAHKELNGFSSTASTRKMAIGGRKMAVQKVTRREIEKEQGLHGGAPEDNSGNEKNALDESLGGSKDQLNNNKQKDMNNLERKTLSARLGTPRTETVNLPKSDPELSQDSKALPTKTSLESRPSRADMDQEPQGSSPLPKGEMQRLLDATKEIVNLMHKDYSGHARPGRKPPVNNKVPIH; encoded by the exons atGGTGTACAAAAGGTTTTTAGTCATAGTACTAGAGCTGCTGTATGTGATGAATGCTATATGGGGCTCTTATGCGCATGATCACCAAg ATTGGGAAATGAACAAATATGAGCTACTGGGGCCAGAAGAAATTGATGTGCCTGCTCATAAG GAACTTAATGGTTTCAGCAGCACTGCTAGCACAAGGAAGATGGCTATTGGAGGAAGGAAAATGGCAGTTCAGAAAGTGACAAGGAGAGAAATTGAGAAAGAGCAAGGCCTTCATGGAGGAGCTCCAGAAGATAATTCAG GTAACGAGAAGAATGCTTTAGACGAGTCTCTTGGAGGATCAAAAGatcaattgaataataataag CAGAAGGATATGAACAATTTGGAGAGAAAGACATTGTCTGCCAGATTGGGAACTCCAAGGACTGAGACGGTCAATCTCCCAAAGTCCGACCCCGAGCTCTCTCAGGATTCCAAAGCATTGCCAACCAAAACCAGCTTGGAAAGTCGACCTTCAAGGGCTGACATGGATCAGGAACCTCAAGGCAGTAGTCCTCTTCCAAAAGGTGAAATGCAAAGGCTTCTTGATGCAACTAAAGAAATTGTGAACCTAATGCACAAAGATTACAGCGGACATGCTAGGCCTGGCCGCAAGCCACCAGTTAACAATAAAGTGCCCATTCACTGA